A section of the Pseudomonas flavescens genome encodes:
- the tagF gene encoding type VI secretion system-associated protein TagF: MSNPGFYGKLAVRGDFIHRGLAPGFIEAWDNWLTAGLTASRQTLGEAWLDAYLVSPLWRFAIAPGLLGQEAVCGVMMPSVDRVGRYFPLTIALPLPAQTDIGHLLSDSDDWFERAEALLLSTLEADADADAFERGVGTLGSPLLAIGSAQRQDASGAAIWAVDNPRARGLALMQHACSGASLWWGRGSERVAPGLVRFAGLPPAEAFCRLLSESAGGEA, encoded by the coding sequence GTGAGTAACCCGGGTTTCTACGGCAAGCTGGCCGTACGTGGCGATTTCATTCATCGCGGTCTTGCGCCGGGCTTCATCGAAGCCTGGGACAACTGGTTGACGGCTGGCCTCACCGCCAGTCGGCAAACCCTGGGCGAAGCCTGGCTGGATGCCTATCTGGTCAGCCCGCTCTGGCGCTTCGCGATCGCGCCGGGCCTGCTTGGCCAGGAAGCCGTTTGCGGGGTGATGATGCCCAGCGTCGACCGCGTCGGTCGTTACTTTCCCCTGACCATCGCCCTGCCGCTGCCGGCACAGACCGATATCGGTCACCTGCTCAGCGACAGCGACGACTGGTTCGAGCGTGCCGAGGCGCTGTTGCTCTCGACCCTGGAAGCCGATGCCGATGCCGATGCCTTCGAGCGCGGCGTAGGCACCCTTGGCAGTCCGCTGCTGGCGATCGGCAGCGCCCAGCGCCAGGATGCCAGCGGGGCGGCGATCTGGGCCGTGGATAATCCGCGAGCGCGAGGCCTGGCCCTGATGCAGCACGCCTGCAGCGGCGCCAGCCTGTGGTGGGGGCGCGGTTCCGAGCGTGTCGCGCCCGGCCTGGTGCGGTTCGCCGGCTTGCCCCCGGCCGAGGCGTTCTGTCGCCTGCTCAGCGAGTCCGCAGGAGGCGAGGCATGA
- a CDS encoding PP2C family protein-serine/threonine phosphatase gives MSPSSVTQYHSSSHTHVGMVRTINEDACLDAPDNGLWAVADGMGGHASGDYVSSLIIDSLRALPPSAVLSTYEGALIDTLDHVNQQVRIEAEKRGGATMGSTVVVLAARGAEALCLWAGDSRLYRLRNGDLQPISRDHSYVQELVDSGLLDEEAARSHPMGNIVTRALGVQDDLQLESARLDVRPGDTFLLCSDGLNKTVEDYELREVLGHEDPYQMVRSLVHLGLTRGAPDNITAVVIKAA, from the coding sequence ATGAGTCCGTCAAGCGTTACCCAATACCACTCGTCCAGCCATACCCACGTCGGCATGGTGCGCACGATCAACGAAGATGCCTGCCTGGATGCCCCGGACAACGGCCTGTGGGCTGTCGCCGACGGCATGGGCGGGCACGCCAGCGGTGATTACGTCAGCAGCCTGATCATCGACAGTCTGCGTGCGTTGCCGCCCAGCGCCGTCCTGAGCACCTATGAAGGGGCGCTGATCGACACCCTCGATCACGTCAATCAGCAGGTGCGCATCGAGGCCGAGAAGCGTGGTGGGGCGACCATGGGCAGCACCGTGGTGGTGCTTGCCGCGCGGGGTGCCGAAGCGCTGTGCCTGTGGGCCGGGGACAGCCGCCTGTATCGGCTGCGCAACGGTGACCTGCAACCGATCAGCCGGGATCACAGCTACGTTCAGGAACTGGTCGACAGCGGCCTGCTCGACGAAGAGGCGGCGCGCAGCCACCCCATGGGCAATATCGTCACCCGTGCCCTGGGCGTGCAGGATGACCTGCAGTTGGAAAGCGCACGCCTGGACGTGCGACCGGGCGACACCTTTCTGCTCTGCAGCGATGGCCTGAACAAGACGGTCGAGGATTACGAATTGCGCGAGGTGCTGGGGCACGAGGATCCGTACCAGATGGTGCGCAGCCTGGTACACCTTGGCTTGACCCGAGGCGCTCCGGATAATATTACCGCCGTGGTGATCAAGGCCGCCTGA
- a CDS encoding serine/threonine-protein kinase — protein sequence MDMQIPGYDIERELGDGAMAVVYLATQRSLDRKVALKIMAASLAADPTFCERFLREGKTLARLSHPNTVTIHDIGNVGSLYYMAMEYLPNGTLKERISAGLSIDQGLVWIRQIASALGYAHAQGMVHRDVKPANILFRADGTAVLSDFGIAKALDDRTQFTQAGFAVGTPSYMSPEQARGLDIDGRADLYALGVVLYEILTGKLPYIGSDSLSTALAHLTEPLPALPMVHGRYQPILERLLAKDPNERFADAAQLIAALDRLQVPAAAIDDATLFQPLVLPPVAEVKGDTSVPPLAAVSVDIPTHAPAADTAVPPPRPQPSPLASSVREGNAGSSRKPLILGASLAGVLLLAGCGYWLFGSDSAPPASPPVAGEPAQPLAPPSGEAGPISAVADSDGGDRPLLMPGKKTLFQRVLSKPGAKLVETAGASSGKDMPAFSVFYVYARQDIDGQPWLQIGASSDGRRDGWLPATAVSDWKQSLVLKFTERSGRAPVMFVRDASALEQLLAEPARAREALREALKGTGHNVVAVEPGGSAVPQDQFYLLPIFDSEETFDANGQPMQLLNVASIDPGNAPQNQGESAPVAGPEGFRTAIVLVVDTSVSMQPYIDRVRDVVHELQGQIASRGDLDSVSFGMVGFRSNTAKTPGLEYTAKTLVSLEQGRDPERFLQLAQQIKATDVSSHDFNEDAFAGVMQAVDGMDWNGYGGRLILLVSDAGALRKSDPLGLTKMNEAEVREAALRKQIKIYALHLKTATGKRNHGFAEQQYRSLTADPNPRIGDLYVPVAGGDVNAFGNSVTEIGSAFADLVHQVRTDNSLPEPKGGASIADKSAAVGYAMHMDFLGHQAEARAPQVVTAWTSDRDITDPALPAFQVCVLLTKLHLNDLQQSLRMVVDAARRTQSSPKDFFQEIASASAHMSRDPSAMVKGGNLAQSGVLGEYLDGLPYRSKVLNMSQDLWLSLSVAEQEDFIDELDSKIQLYETFHNDTANWVRFGDAAPGDALYRVPLSTLP from the coding sequence ATGGACATGCAAATACCGGGTTACGACATCGAACGCGAGCTGGGCGATGGTGCGATGGCCGTGGTCTACCTGGCTACACAGCGTTCCCTCGACCGCAAGGTCGCGCTGAAGATCATGGCGGCCTCGCTGGCCGCGGACCCGACCTTCTGCGAGCGCTTCCTGCGCGAGGGCAAGACCCTGGCGCGGCTGTCGCATCCGAATACCGTGACCATCCACGACATCGGCAATGTCGGTAGCCTCTACTACATGGCCATGGAATACCTGCCCAACGGTACCCTCAAGGAGCGCATCAGCGCGGGCCTGAGCATCGATCAGGGGCTGGTGTGGATTCGCCAGATCGCCTCGGCCCTTGGTTACGCTCATGCCCAGGGCATGGTTCACCGTGACGTCAAACCGGCCAACATCCTGTTTCGCGCTGACGGTACGGCGGTGCTCAGCGACTTCGGGATCGCCAAGGCGCTGGACGACCGTACCCAGTTCACCCAGGCCGGTTTCGCCGTCGGTACGCCCAGCTACATGAGCCCGGAACAGGCCCGTGGTCTGGATATCGATGGCCGTGCCGATCTCTACGCCCTCGGCGTGGTGCTGTACGAGATACTCACCGGCAAGCTGCCTTACATCGGCAGCGATTCGCTGTCCACGGCCCTGGCGCATCTGACCGAGCCGTTGCCCGCGCTGCCCATGGTGCATGGCCGCTACCAGCCGATTCTCGAACGCCTGCTGGCCAAGGATCCCAACGAGCGATTCGCCGATGCGGCGCAGTTGATTGCCGCGCTCGATCGCCTGCAGGTGCCAGCCGCTGCCATCGACGATGCCACCCTGTTCCAGCCGCTGGTGTTGCCACCCGTCGCCGAGGTCAAGGGCGATACCAGCGTGCCGCCGCTGGCAGCGGTTTCCGTGGACATACCGACCCATGCACCGGCGGCGGATACCGCCGTGCCGCCACCGCGCCCGCAGCCCTCGCCGTTGGCATCATCGGTACGTGAAGGCAACGCGGGCTCCAGCAGGAAGCCGCTGATTCTCGGCGCTTCCCTGGCTGGCGTGCTGTTGCTGGCCGGTTGTGGTTACTGGCTGTTCGGCTCCGACAGCGCGCCGCCAGCCTCGCCGCCGGTAGCCGGCGAGCCCGCTCAGCCTCTGGCCCCGCCAAGTGGCGAGGCTGGCCCGATCTCGGCGGTGGCGGACAGCGATGGTGGTGATCGCCCGCTGCTCATGCCAGGCAAGAAAACCCTGTTCCAGCGCGTGCTGAGCAAACCCGGCGCCAAGCTGGTCGAGACGGCGGGTGCCAGCAGCGGCAAGGACATGCCGGCGTTTTCGGTGTTCTATGTGTATGCCCGGCAGGACATCGACGGCCAGCCGTGGCTGCAGATCGGTGCCTCCAGCGACGGCCGCCGCGATGGCTGGCTGCCCGCCACGGCGGTGAGCGACTGGAAGCAGAGCCTGGTGCTCAAGTTCACCGAGCGCTCCGGTCGTGCCCCGGTGATGTTCGTGCGCGACGCCTCGGCTCTGGAGCAACTGCTGGCCGAGCCGGCCCGCGCTCGCGAGGCATTGCGTGAAGCGCTGAAGGGTACCGGCCACAATGTGGTGGCGGTGGAGCCGGGTGGCAGTGCGGTACCGCAGGACCAGTTCTACCTGCTGCCGATCTTCGACTCGGAAGAAACCTTCGACGCCAACGGCCAGCCGATGCAACTGCTCAACGTCGCCTCCATCGACCCCGGCAACGCCCCGCAGAACCAGGGTGAAAGCGCGCCAGTGGCAGGCCCGGAGGGGTTCAGAACGGCCATCGTGCTGGTGGTCGACACCTCGGTGTCGATGCAGCCCTATATCGACCGGGTACGCGACGTCGTCCACGAACTACAGGGCCAGATCGCCAGCCGTGGCGATCTGGACAGCGTCAGCTTCGGCATGGTCGGTTTCCGCAGCAATACCGCCAAGACGCCGGGCCTGGAGTACACCGCCAAGACCCTGGTATCCCTGGAGCAGGGGCGTGATCCCGAGCGTTTTCTGCAGTTGGCGCAGCAGATCAAGGCCACCGACGTGTCCAGTCATGACTTCAACGAGGACGCCTTCGCCGGCGTCATGCAGGCCGTCGATGGCATGGACTGGAATGGCTATGGCGGCCGCCTGATCCTGCTGGTCAGCGATGCCGGGGCGTTGCGCAAGAGCGATCCGCTGGGGCTGACCAAGATGAACGAGGCGGAAGTGCGCGAGGCGGCACTGCGCAAGCAGATCAAAATCTATGCCCTGCACCTGAAGACCGCCACCGGCAAGCGCAATCATGGCTTTGCCGAGCAGCAGTACCGCAGCCTCACCGCCGACCCCAACCCGCGCATCGGCGACCTGTACGTTCCGGTGGCCGGCGGTGACGTGAACGCCTTCGGCAACAGCGTGACGGAAATCGGCAGCGCCTTCGCCGATCTGGTGCATCAGGTGCGCACCGACAACAGCCTGCCCGAACCCAAGGGCGGTGCCAGCATCGCCGACAAGTCCGCGGCGGTCGGCTACGCCATGCACATGGACTTCCTCGGTCACCAGGCCGAGGCACGGGCGCCCCAGGTGGTCACTGCGTGGACCAGCGATCGTGACATCACCGATCCTGCCTTGCCGGCCTTCCAGGTCTGCGTGCTGCTGACCAAGCTGCATCTCAACGACCTGCAGCAGTCGCTGCGCATGGTGGTCGATGCGGCGCGGCGCACGCAGAGCTCGCCGAAGGACTTCTTCCAGGAGATCGCCAGCGCCAGTGCCCATATGAGTCGCGATCCGTCGGCCATGGTCAAGGGCGGCAACCTGGCCCAGAGCGGCGTGCTGGGTGAGTACCTGGATGGTTTGCCCTATCGCAGCAAGGTGCTGAACATGAGCCAGGATCTGTGGTTGTCGCTCAGCGTGGCCGAGCAGGAGGATTTCATCGACGAGCTGGATTCGAAGATCCAGCTCTACGAGACCTTCCACAACGACACCGCCAACTGGGTGCGTTTCGGCGATGCGGCTCCGGGAGACGCGCTGTATCGCGTGCCCCTGTCGACCCTGCCCTGA
- a CDS encoding ABC transporter ATP-binding protein, with amino-acid sequence MLTLGAISKTRGSEGQRYCLEIPALGLRAGQRIALIGPSGSGKSTVLDLLALALSPDSGGSLRWDDSVQSLDLAELWRLGRHDELAKLRARAFGYVLQTGGLLGFLNVRGNIQLPRELLGLPMDGAVEQLAEQLGIADLLDRQPGRLSVGQRQRVSIARALAHRPAIVLADEPTASLDPLNAERVMHLLVEQAAVRDLCLVISTHDEALAVRYGLTPMRLTVEQRSDGLVAARLGEAG; translated from the coding sequence ATGCTCACCCTTGGCGCGATCAGCAAGACCCGTGGGAGCGAAGGGCAGCGCTATTGCCTGGAAATTCCCGCTCTGGGGTTGCGCGCCGGACAGCGGATCGCCCTGATCGGCCCCAGCGGCAGTGGCAAGAGCACGGTGCTCGATCTGCTGGCGCTGGCCTTGTCGCCTGACTCGGGCGGCAGTCTGCGCTGGGACGACAGCGTGCAGTCTCTCGACCTCGCCGAGCTGTGGCGTCTTGGCCGGCATGACGAGCTGGCAAAGCTGCGCGCTCGCGCCTTCGGCTACGTGCTGCAGACCGGCGGGCTGCTCGGCTTTCTGAATGTACGCGGCAATATTCAGCTACCCCGCGAACTGCTGGGGCTGCCAATGGACGGTGCGGTCGAGCAACTGGCCGAGCAACTGGGCATTGCCGATCTGCTCGACCGGCAGCCGGGACGGCTTTCCGTCGGTCAACGGCAGCGCGTCAGTATCGCCCGCGCCCTGGCTCATCGTCCCGCCATCGTATTGGCCGACGAACCGACCGCATCGCTCGACCCACTGAACGCCGAGCGGGTGATGCACCTGCTGGTTGAGCAGGCGGCGGTGCGTGACCTGTGTCTGGTGATCTCCACCCACGACGAAGCGCTGGCCGTGCGCTACGGGCTGACACCCATGCGCCTGACGGTGGAGCAGCGCAGTGACGGCCTGGTGGCTGCACGGCTGGGGGAGGCGGGCTGA
- a CDS encoding FtsX-like permease family protein, with amino-acid sequence MRLALFARLAWQDYRCDARLSWCAILALAAVIAPLLVLFGLKFGLVTTLTERLERDPGVREVIPLGGARYSLQAIEALARRDDVAFVIPRTRQIAATAELQGAGQAITVEMLPTAVGDPLLGTLPAPAGRDAVLLSQSAAEKLGVTAGDTLEAGFGRTVQGAPQYARARLQVQAVLPLAAFSRDALFAALPLLEAVEDYRDGLAVADFGWPGAQATARSERVYPGFRLYARDLDGVESLRLHFQQARQAVVTQAEAVAQVRTLSRNLAWIFWSVACLSLAGAFAALTASTLGAVERKRHELAVLRLLGFPAAALVAFVVLQALYTGIASLLLSALLYGIAASGLNLLFQSASGEYACRLLFSHYLLAALATLLCCMLAAAAGGWRAAYLEASEGLRHV; translated from the coding sequence ATGCGCCTGGCCCTGTTCGCGCGTCTGGCCTGGCAGGATTATCGCTGCGATGCGCGCCTGTCCTGGTGCGCGATCCTCGCCCTGGCGGCCGTCATCGCACCCTTGCTGGTGCTGTTCGGCCTCAAGTTCGGCCTGGTGACGACGCTCACCGAGCGCCTGGAGCGCGACCCCGGCGTGCGCGAGGTCATTCCGCTCGGCGGTGCCCGCTACAGCCTGCAGGCCATCGAGGCGCTGGCCCGACGTGACGACGTGGCCTTCGTGATTCCGCGAACCCGGCAGATCGCCGCTACCGCCGAACTGCAGGGCGCGGGGCAGGCCATCACCGTGGAAATGCTGCCGACTGCAGTCGGCGATCCGTTGCTCGGCACCTTGCCTGCGCCAGCTGGCAGGGATGCCGTGCTGCTCAGCCAGAGCGCGGCGGAGAAACTCGGCGTCACGGCGGGGGACACCCTCGAGGCAGGCTTCGGGCGTACCGTGCAGGGCGCGCCGCAATACGCGCGTGCCCGCCTGCAGGTGCAGGCGGTACTGCCGCTGGCAGCATTCTCGCGCGACGCCCTGTTCGCCGCATTGCCGCTGCTGGAGGCGGTGGAGGATTATCGTGATGGCCTGGCGGTCGCCGATTTCGGCTGGCCGGGAGCGCAGGCCACGGCGCGGTCGGAGCGGGTTTACCCCGGCTTTCGCCTGTATGCCCGTGATCTCGATGGTGTGGAAAGCCTGCGCCTGCATTTCCAGCAGGCGCGGCAGGCCGTGGTGACCCAGGCCGAAGCGGTGGCTCAGGTCCGTACCCTGAGCCGCAACCTGGCGTGGATTTTCTGGTCGGTGGCCTGTCTGTCCCTGGCCGGAGCCTTCGCCGCACTCACCGCCAGTACCCTGGGCGCAGTGGAGCGCAAGCGTCATGAATTGGCGGTACTGCGTCTGCTGGGTTTTCCGGCGGCAGCGCTGGTCGCCTTCGTGGTCCTGCAGGCGCTGTACACCGGGATTGCCAGCCTGCTGCTGTCGGCGCTGTTGTACGGCATCGCGGCGAGCGGCCTGAATCTGCTGTTCCAGTCGGCGTCCGGCGAATATGCTTGCCGACTGTTGTTCTCTCATTACCTGCTGGCGGCACTGGCAACGCTGCTGTGCTGCATGCTCGCGGCGGCCGCTGGTGGCTGGCGGGCGGCCTACCTGGAAGCCTCGGAAGGATTGCGTCATGTATAA
- a CDS encoding formylglycine-generating enzyme family protein: MYKVLSAALVLCCFTGVARAEADADPLYNPKPLKGDVSLPLPCEGQMVFRHVYVLAKGSLDDREVTLGYPFSEGEPGYQQSFISGYRRDYINGQFTLGDLSKDWQAHVRGELPKADGVTPLKPMLYFIGKYEVTQRQYDLVTAQAPALAGEGEAPACEAPSGMAGRLPKVNLSRFDAERFAAVYSAWLLKHHRDLLPVSGRSGNREDGGQGFVRLPTEVEWEYAARGGHAVSRQQLEARLFPRPVEGSDSDGPLGDWAVFNQVSGGTGQNARLLPIGLKKPNPVGLFDVVGNAAEMVQESFQLVHAGRRQGTYGGFVVKGGNYLEGEMTLFTGMRREYPLFAADGTEQRNETTGFRVSIGALSAPRSRYKELFAQWKDEGRVSTLTDEIDEEQDATKLLDGLIANSDDPQLRDRLAIVNEELKRSVSLIAKQREDAAGNLIQSAALVAETINNYNIRLTNLRKSRDEARSAKDEASAKLFEAAMANGRSALDGALAIYIDNLDNGTRYSNAVIQAQFQRTKEELARKPVLGKSLVNRATLFVRHVGEYRKNRKADAEVILKQLLAP; the protein is encoded by the coding sequence ATGTATAAGGTGCTGAGTGCCGCGCTGGTTCTATGCTGTTTCACCGGTGTCGCCCGGGCCGAGGCGGATGCCGACCCGCTCTACAATCCCAAGCCGTTGAAGGGTGACGTCAGTCTGCCGCTGCCCTGCGAGGGGCAGATGGTCTTCCGGCATGTCTACGTGCTTGCCAAGGGCTCGCTGGACGACCGTGAGGTAACCCTCGGCTACCCCTTCAGCGAAGGTGAACCGGGCTATCAGCAGTCGTTCATCTCGGGCTACCGACGCGACTACATCAATGGTCAGTTCACCCTCGGCGACCTCTCCAAGGACTGGCAGGCCCACGTCCGCGGTGAGCTGCCCAAGGCCGACGGGGTGACGCCGCTCAAGCCGATGCTGTACTTCATCGGCAAGTACGAAGTGACCCAGCGTCAGTACGATCTGGTCACGGCCCAGGCCCCGGCGCTGGCCGGAGAGGGCGAGGCGCCGGCCTGCGAGGCGCCGTCCGGAATGGCGGGTCGGCTGCCCAAGGTCAATCTGTCGCGATTCGACGCCGAGCGTTTCGCGGCGGTCTACAGCGCCTGGTTGCTCAAGCATCATCGTGACCTGCTACCGGTCAGTGGTCGTAGCGGTAATCGCGAAGACGGTGGCCAGGGCTTCGTGCGTCTGCCGACCGAAGTGGAGTGGGAATACGCGGCCCGAGGCGGTCATGCGGTCAGCCGCCAGCAACTCGAGGCGCGTCTGTTTCCACGCCCGGTGGAGGGCAGCGACAGCGACGGGCCGCTTGGCGACTGGGCGGTGTTCAATCAGGTATCCGGCGGTACCGGGCAGAACGCGCGGCTATTGCCCATTGGCCTGAAGAAGCCCAACCCGGTCGGCCTGTTCGACGTGGTCGGCAACGCTGCGGAGATGGTCCAGGAGTCGTTCCAGCTGGTGCACGCAGGGCGCCGCCAGGGCACCTACGGCGGCTTCGTGGTCAAGGGCGGCAACTACCTGGAAGGGGAAATGACCCTGTTCACCGGCATGCGCCGCGAGTACCCGCTATTCGCTGCCGACGGTACCGAGCAGCGCAACGAAACCACCGGCTTCCGTGTTTCCATCGGTGCCTTGTCGGCACCGCGTTCGCGTTACAAGGAACTGTTTGCGCAATGGAAGGACGAAGGACGAGTGAGTACGCTCACCGACGAGATCGACGAAGAACAGGACGCCACCAAACTACTCGATGGCCTGATCGCCAACAGCGACGATCCGCAACTGCGTGATCGCCTGGCGATCGTCAACGAGGAGCTCAAGCGCAGCGTGTCGCTGATCGCCAAGCAGCGCGAGGATGCGGCAGGCAACCTGATCCAGTCGGCGGCGCTGGTGGCCGAGACGATCAACAACTACAACATTCGCCTGACCAATTTACGCAAGAGCCGTGACGAAGCTCGCAGTGCCAAGGATGAAGCCTCGGCGAAACTGTTCGAGGCGGCGATGGCCAATGGTCGCAGTGCGCTGGACGGTGCGCTGGCGATCTACATCGACAACCTGGACAACGGCACGCGTTACAGCAATGCGGTCATCCAGGCGCAGTTCCAGCGCACCAAGGAGGAGCTGGCGCGCAAGCCGGTACTGGGTAAAAGTCTGGTGAATCGGGCTACGCTGTTCGTGCGACATGTCGGTGAATACCGCAAGAACCGCAAGGCCGACGCCGAAGTGATTCTGAAACAGCTGCTGGCGCCCTGA
- the tagQ gene encoding type VI secretion system-associated lipoprotein TagQ, with translation MQNPNKAPAFSSIRTALLSAVTCTSVLLVGCAGSPSSQVAATTKAEFFPQCYEPVKQLRSSEDAMSRSVAIGAVTGGLMGALGGALVDDEKRGRNAAIGAAGGALAGGAVAYYNQRQQQITDDNARLASYAADIDTNNQNIDRNIRYASAAQSCYQQAFTQLRADRKANKISDADGRTRLAEIVSGLNETNALLAKVDGRTGENVSTYTQAYEKDLQTVGVERKEVTKVATAKQPKATTKVTKEVINTEQSLQKAQAKQKESQQVASRGRTLVSDVCNNPDMGDWAPASCKA, from the coding sequence ATGCAAAATCCCAACAAGGCCCCCGCTTTTTCCTCGATACGCACTGCGCTGCTTTCCGCCGTCACCTGCACCAGCGTACTGCTGGTCGGTTGCGCCGGCTCGCCGAGCTCCCAGGTTGCCGCGACCACCAAAGCGGAGTTCTTTCCGCAATGCTACGAGCCTGTGAAGCAATTGCGCAGCTCGGAAGACGCGATGAGTCGCAGTGTCGCTATCGGTGCCGTGACCGGCGGCCTGATGGGCGCCCTTGGTGGTGCTCTGGTCGACGATGAGAAACGTGGTCGCAATGCCGCCATCGGCGCCGCAGGTGGTGCCCTGGCGGGCGGTGCGGTGGCCTACTACAACCAGCGTCAGCAGCAGATCACCGACGACAACGCGCGTCTGGCTTCCTATGCCGCCGACATCGACACCAACAACCAGAACATCGACCGCAACATCCGTTACGCCAGCGCTGCCCAGAGCTGCTACCAGCAGGCGTTCACTCAATTGCGTGCCGATCGCAAGGCGAACAAGATCAGCGACGCCGATGGTCGTACGCGCCTGGCGGAAATCGTCAGTGGCCTGAACGAAACCAATGCGCTGCTGGCCAAGGTGGACGGCCGTACCGGCGAGAACGTCAGCACCTACACACAGGCATACGAGAAGGACCTGCAGACCGTTGGCGTCGAGCGCAAGGAAGTGACCAAGGTGGCCACCGCCAAGCAGCCTAAGGCGACCACCAAGGTGACCAAGGAAGTCATCAACACCGAGCAATCGCTGCAGAAGGCCCAGGCCAAGCAGAAGGAAAGCCAGCAGGTTGCCAGCCGAGGCCGCACGCTGGTGAGCGATGTGTGCAACAACCCGGATATGGGTGACTGGGCACCGGCCAGCTGCAAGGCCTGA
- a CDS encoding c-type cytochrome: MNKMIVSLLVALGLVGAVQAAGDPVAGQAKTIVCGACHGQDGNSPLANFPKLAGQGERYLLKQMQDIKSGARPVVEMTGMLEPLSDQDMVDVAAYYASQKISVGAADPALVDRGQALFRGGKLAEGMPACIGCHSPDGSGIAAAGYPHLGGQHADYIVKQLTAFREGERSNDGDSMIMRDIAAKLSNKDIQAISSYVQGLH; this comes from the coding sequence ATGAACAAGATGATAGTGAGTCTGCTGGTGGCTCTGGGCCTGGTCGGGGCTGTTCAGGCTGCAGGCGATCCGGTTGCGGGGCAGGCGAAGACCATCGTCTGCGGTGCCTGCCATGGGCAGGATGGCAACAGCCCTCTGGCGAACTTCCCGAAACTGGCCGGCCAGGGCGAGCGCTATCTGCTCAAGCAGATGCAGGACATCAAATCAGGCGCCCGGCCGGTGGTCGAGATGACCGGCATGCTCGAGCCGCTCAGTGACCAGGACATGGTGGATGTGGCGGCCTATTACGCCAGCCAGAAAATCTCCGTCGGCGCCGCAGACCCTGCGTTGGTGGACCGCGGGCAGGCGCTGTTCCGTGGCGGCAAGCTGGCGGAGGGCATGCCGGCCTGCATCGGTTGCCACTCGCCGGACGGTAGCGGCATCGCCGCCGCCGGCTATCCTCACCTGGGTGGTCAGCACGCCGACTACATCGTCAAACAGTTGACCGCCTTTCGTGAGGGCGAGCGCAGCAACGATGGTGACAGCATGATCATGCGCGATATCGCCGCCAAGCTCAGCAACAAGGATATCCAGGCGATCTCCAGCTACGTCCAGGGCCTGCACTGA
- a CDS encoding thiol:disulfide interchange protein DsbA/DsbL, which translates to MRNLILSAVLAGASLFGVAAHAAEIEAGKQYVELSNPVPISKPGKIEVVELFWYGCPHCYQFEPTLNPWVEKLPQDVNFIRIPALFGGVWNAHGQMFLTLESMKVEHKVHNEVFRAIHQEGRKLATPDEMADFLVTQGIDRDAFLKAFNSFGVKSQMEKAKKLAMAYQINGVPVMIVNGKYRFDISSSGGPEQTLQVADHLIAKERAAK; encoded by the coding sequence ATGCGTAATCTGATCCTTTCCGCGGTTCTGGCTGGTGCCAGCCTGTTCGGTGTTGCTGCTCATGCCGCCGAGATCGAAGCCGGCAAGCAGTACGTCGAACTGAGCAACCCGGTACCGATTTCCAAACCCGGCAAGATCGAAGTCGTGGAACTGTTCTGGTATGGCTGCCCGCACTGCTACCAGTTCGAGCCGACCCTCAATCCTTGGGTCGAAAAGCTCCCGCAAGACGTCAACTTCATCCGTATTCCCGCCCTGTTCGGCGGCGTATGGAACGCCCACGGTCAGATGTTCCTGACCCTGGAAAGCATGAAAGTCGAGCACAAGGTGCACAACGAAGTGTTCCGTGCCATCCACCAGGAAGGTCGCAAGCTGGCCACCCCGGACGAAATGGCTGATTTCCTGGTTACCCAGGGCATCGACCGTGACGCCTTCCTCAAGGCCTTCAACTCCTTTGGCGTGAAGAGCCAGATGGAAAAGGCCAAGAAACTGGCCATGGCCTACCAGATCAATGGTGTTCCGGTGATGATCGTCAACGGCAAGTACCGTTTCGATATCTCCAGCTCGGGCGGCCCGGAGCAGACTCTGCAGGTCGCTGACCACCTGATCGCCAAAGAGCGCGCAGCCAAGTAA